In a genomic window of Drosophila takahashii strain IR98-3 E-12201 chromosome 3L, DtakHiC1v2, whole genome shotgun sequence:
- the LOC123003096 gene encoding uncharacterized protein, protein MPGSASPPPRPHILQQDHQGSTAGISTYPWALVIEKLNRANGEQLGRSGAKCVKCQTSDSISIINSISNATGSGGESESANPSASAQVQSAVYSGSAILCSVNSENNTRKLNLILSKQQRGEHFAVGTNLQNKLPTSSADCHLSPSAETNTRTTASPSPPRSPSCPPCPYRPYSHLRRHRHRHSQHHHYRHRGCRCRCRCRCRDAPQSASASPASMLLPYQINQRATLLQQSAAAAATTQATAATSTTLPHVPGATTTSLRAVPRIFKRKRDTVQTATTASPLTPQPQPTVAAATSATSNTTTTRRSRLQFILYTEVYEVEGHSISPGDSHSKSNVGSSDSLWQKYGE, encoded by the coding sequence ATGCCGGGATCGGCGAGTCCCCCTCCTCGTCCTCACATCTTGCAGCAGGATCACCAGGGATCGACAGCAGGAATCTCAACATACCCATGGGCGTTGGTCATTGAGAAATTAAATCGAGCAAACGGAGAGCAGCTGGGAAGGAGCGGTGCCAAGTGTGTGAAATGCCAGACAAGCGATTCGATAAGCATAATCAATTCAATATCGAATGCAACTGGAAGCGGCGGCGAAAGTGAGAGTGCTAATCCGAGTGCAAGTGCGCAGGTGCAGAGTGCTGTATATAGTGGTAGTGCAATTTTGTGCAGTGTAAATAGTGAAAATAATACGCgtaagttaaatttaattctgagCAAGCAGCAGCGAGGGGAGCATTTCGCTGTTGGCACaaatttgcaaaataaattacCAACATCGAGTGCGGATTGCCACTTAAGTCCAAGTGCCGAGACAAATACTCGTACAACCGCAAGCCCATCACCGCCGCGATCCCCGTCCTGTCCGCCGTGTCCGTACCGTCCGTATAGTCATCttcgtcgtcatcgtcatcgtcatagCCAGCATCATCATTATCGTCATCGtggttgtcgttgtcgttgccgttgtcgttgtcgcgACGCGCCGCAGTCTGCATCCGCATCGCCCGCGTCTATGCTCTTGccatatcaaattaatcaaCGTGCTACATTGTTGCAGcaatctgcagcagcagcagcaacaacacaagcaacagcagcaacatcaactaCATTGCCACATGTGCCcggggcaacaacaacatctcTGCGTGCCGTGCCTCGTATTTTTAAACGCAAACGTGATACGGTCCAAACAGCGACCACCGCATCACCTTTGACCCCGCAGCCACAGCCAACAGTCgctgcagcaacatcagcaacatccAACACAACAACCACGCGAAGATCGCGACTCCAGTTCATACTTTACACGGAAGTTTATGAAGTAGAGGGGCATTCGATTTCCCCCGGCGATTCGCATTCAAAATCGAACGTGGGCAGCAGCGATTCTCTCTGGCAGAAATACGGTGAGtag